One part of the Sphingobacterium sp. LZ7M1 genome encodes these proteins:
- a CDS encoding hemolysin family protein, whose product MAIDIFWTIFLVLANGFFVAAEFAIVKVRASQIELQAKSGSKVAKMAKSITDHLDGYLAATQLGITLASLALGWVGEAVMTQIVHQIFGFFNIELTGKLATNLGHVLAFSIITFLHIVFGELAPKSIAIQKPVATTMKVAVPLQFFYYVFRPIIWLLNGFANFLLKLIGIQVSAHEASHSSEELQYLLEKGKESGALNNAEHELIKNVFDFNERIVKNIMVPRTKIVAVDKDDTAEEFINTVTEEGYSRIPIYDDNIDQIIGVVHTKDILPLIVKGKDVVLKNIMRKPYFIPETKKINDLMTEFQLKRIQIAFVLDEFGGTAGMVTLEDIVEELVGEIQDEYDEETPVVEQISETEFMVDAGASVHDANGYLPLELPESSDYDTIAGLVSHLFEKIPDVGDSTEQLGYRFTIIKKTQQNIEFVKLDLVETPNDEDEE is encoded by the coding sequence ATGGCAATTGATATTTTTTGGACTATCTTTTTAGTGCTGGCAAATGGTTTTTTCGTTGCAGCTGAATTCGCTATTGTGAAGGTTCGAGCCTCTCAGATAGAGCTCCAGGCCAAATCGGGCAGTAAAGTTGCCAAGATGGCCAAGAGCATTACCGATCATTTGGACGGTTACCTTGCGGCTACCCAATTGGGTATTACCTTGGCTTCCCTAGCCTTAGGTTGGGTGGGTGAGGCCGTAATGACTCAAATCGTACACCAGATCTTCGGATTTTTCAACATTGAACTTACCGGTAAATTAGCGACGAACCTAGGCCATGTCCTTGCGTTCAGTATCATTACCTTTTTACATATTGTTTTTGGAGAGTTGGCACCTAAGTCCATCGCGATCCAAAAACCTGTAGCAACGACCATGAAAGTGGCCGTGCCGCTTCAATTCTTCTATTATGTCTTCCGACCTATTATTTGGTTGTTGAATGGTTTCGCCAATTTCTTGTTGAAATTGATCGGTATCCAGGTGAGTGCCCATGAAGCCAGCCATTCATCCGAAGAACTTCAATACCTATTGGAGAAAGGAAAAGAGAGTGGTGCCTTGAACAATGCAGAACATGAATTGATCAAGAATGTCTTCGATTTCAATGAGCGTATCGTCAAGAACATTATGGTGCCCCGAACCAAGATCGTTGCAGTAGACAAGGATGATACGGCAGAAGAGTTTATCAATACCGTAACGGAAGAGGGCTATTCCCGTATTCCGATCTATGATGACAATATTGACCAGATCATTGGTGTTGTCCATACCAAAGATATCTTACCGCTTATTGTTAAGGGTAAGGATGTGGTATTGAAGAACATCATGCGTAAGCCATATTTTATTCCTGAAACCAAAAAGATCAACGACTTGATGACGGAGTTCCAATTGAAGCGGATCCAGATTGCTTTTGTCCTAGATGAATTTGGAGGAACGGCTGGTATGGTAACGCTGGAAGATATCGTGGAAGAATTGGTAGGAGAGATCCAGGATGAGTATGATGAGGAAACTCCAGTAGTAGAGCAGATTTCGGAAACGGAATTTATGGTGGATGCTGGTGCCAGTGTACATGATGCCAATGGATATTTGCCGTTGGAACTACCTGAAAGTTCAGATTATGATACGATAGCTGGTTTGGTTTCACATCTCTTTGAGAAGATCCCAGATGTTGGCGATAGTACGGAACAATTGGGTTACCGTTTTACCATCATCAAGAAGACGCAACAAAACATTGAATTTGTAAAATTGGACCTTGTCGAAACTCCAAACGATGAGGACGAAGAATAA
- the greA gene encoding transcription elongation factor GreA, protein MAEVTYYTEEGLTKLREELQYLKTEGRSNIAKAIAEARDKGDLSENAEYDAAKEAQGLHEAKIAKLEEVLASARIIDESSLDTSKVLALSYVKIKNKKNGAVMSYQLVSETEADLKAGKISVKSPIAQGLLGLQVGDIATVEVPAGQLELEVLEISR, encoded by the coding sequence ATGGCAGAAGTAACTTATTACACAGAAGAAGGATTAACTAAGCTTAGAGAAGAGCTTCAATATCTAAAAACAGAAGGTCGTTCCAATATCGCTAAAGCGATTGCTGAAGCAAGAGATAAAGGAGACCTTTCCGAGAATGCAGAATACGATGCCGCGAAAGAAGCTCAAGGACTTCATGAAGCTAAGATTGCGAAACTAGAAGAAGTTTTGGCATCAGCAAGGATCATCGATGAGTCGAGTCTAGATACCTCAAAGGTATTGGCACTGTCTTACGTAAAGATAAAGAATAAGAAAAATGGAGCAGTCATGTCTTACCAATTGGTTTCTGAAACAGAAGCTGATCTGAAGGCAGGAAAGATATCCGTTAAATCACCGATTGCGCAGGGTCTATTAGGACTGCAGGTTGGCGATATCGCAACGGTAGAAGTTCCAGCAGGACAACTTGAACTAGAAGTTCTGGAGATTTCAAGATAA
- a CDS encoding DedA family protein has product MQEYLLSFQQLLDAEYLLSHGGFYIVCLIVFAETGLFFGFFLPGDYLLFLAGLFCALDKIDVDIVTLYFGILSAGILGNFAGYWFGHRTGPMLFKRKDSILFKRKYVIMAEEFFQKYGGTALIIGRFVPIIRTFAPIFAGVVQLNFRKFVLFNVLGALLWVSLLTLTGYYLGIEFPWIIDYVEYIIVALIVIAFLPIAIALLKKWLKNRKTKNEINKQ; this is encoded by the coding sequence ATGCAAGAATACTTGTTGTCTTTTCAACAATTGCTAGATGCTGAATATCTTTTAAGTCACGGTGGTTTCTACATCGTTTGTCTTATAGTTTTTGCCGAAACCGGTCTCTTCTTTGGATTTTTTCTCCCAGGGGATTATTTGTTGTTTTTAGCGGGGCTGTTTTGTGCGCTGGATAAAATCGATGTGGACATTGTTACATTGTATTTTGGGATTTTATCGGCCGGGATACTCGGTAATTTTGCGGGCTATTGGTTTGGGCATCGAACGGGTCCCATGCTCTTTAAACGGAAAGATTCCATACTTTTCAAACGGAAATATGTGATCATGGCCGAGGAGTTTTTCCAGAAATATGGTGGAACAGCATTAATAATTGGACGATTTGTACCTATTATTCGTACATTTGCACCCATCTTTGCAGGTGTAGTACAGCTGAACTTCAGGAAGTTCGTGCTGTTCAATGTGCTGGGAGCGCTGTTGTGGGTGTCTTTATTGACCCTGACAGGCTATTATTTAGGTATAGAATTCCCATGGATCATCGACTATGTTGAATATATCATCGTAGCCTTGATCGTCATCGCATTCCTACCTATCGCGATTGCACTCCTGAAAAAGTGGCTTAAGAATAGAAAAACGAAAAACGAAATAAACAAACAGTAA
- a CDS encoding inorganic diphosphatase, which translates to MSTQHPWHQVSPGEDLPNSVNAIIEIPKGSKAKYEIDKDSGLIKLDRVLFSSVMYPANYGFIPQTYCDDKDPLDILVLCSVDVYPMCMIEAKVVGVMHMIDNGEQDDKIIAVAKHDMSVNYINDLSELPPHTMKEIVRFFQDYKTLEGKNVTIENLYGRAYAQNIIMESIELYNKEIRTK; encoded by the coding sequence ATGAGTACACAACATCCTTGGCATCAAGTGTCTCCTGGTGAGGACTTGCCTAACTCCGTAAATGCCATTATCGAAATTCCTAAAGGTTCTAAAGCGAAATATGAAATCGACAAAGACAGTGGTTTGATCAAATTAGACCGTGTATTGTTTTCTTCTGTGATGTATCCGGCTAACTACGGGTTCATTCCGCAGACATATTGCGATGATAAAGATCCTTTGGATATTTTAGTTTTATGCTCAGTTGATGTTTACCCGATGTGTATGATCGAAGCGAAAGTTGTAGGTGTGATGCACATGATCGACAATGGTGAACAAGACGACAAAATCATTGCCGTTGCGAAACACGATATGTCGGTAAACTACATTAACGACCTATCTGAACTTCCTCCTCACACGATGAAGGAAATCGTTCGTTTCTTCCAAGATTATAAAACCCTTGAGGGCAAGAATGTGACCATCGAGAATCTTTATGGTCGTGCCTATGCGCAGAACATCATCATGGAAAGTATCGAACTTTACAATAAAGAAATTAGGACTAAGTAA
- a CDS encoding inorganic diphosphatase: MDLSILLSLFLLFSSLVGLGQEQHPWHQVSPGKDVPNTVTAVIEIPKGSRGKYEIDKASGMIKLDRVLHSSMVYPSNYGFIPQSYCGDKDPLDILVLCSVDLVPASLVDAKVIGVMSMTDSGDQDDKVIAVAKNDMAYNYINDISELPPHTMKEIVQFFLEYKNLEGKKVIINKISGRAIAQNVILESLELYKKEFANKNLNHGN, encoded by the coding sequence ATGGACCTCTCAATTTTATTGTCGCTGTTCTTGTTGTTTTCAAGCCTTGTTGGGCTAGGACAGGAGCAGCACCCATGGCATCAGGTTTCCCCTGGGAAGGATGTCCCAAATACTGTTACAGCAGTAATTGAAATCCCCAAAGGCAGCCGAGGCAAATATGAAATTGATAAAGCTTCTGGAATGATCAAGTTGGATAGGGTATTGCATTCTTCAATGGTGTACCCGAGCAACTATGGATTTATTCCACAAAGTTACTGTGGCGACAAAGATCCACTGGATATACTTGTGTTATGTTCAGTGGATCTTGTTCCTGCATCCCTCGTGGATGCAAAAGTAATCGGTGTGATGAGCATGACGGACTCTGGAGATCAGGATGATAAGGTTATCGCCGTAGCGAAAAACGATATGGCCTATAACTATATCAATGATATCTCGGAGCTTCCGCCCCACACTATGAAAGAAATCGTGCAGTTTTTTCTGGAGTATAAAAACCTAGAAGGAAAAAAAGTTATTATTAACAAAATAAGTGGAAGAGCTATCGCTCAAAATGTTATATTAGAGAGTTTAGAATTGTACAAGAAAGAATTCGCTAATAAAAACCTAAATCATGGCAATTGA
- a CDS encoding HIT family protein — protein sequence MSTIFAKIVAGEIPAYKVAESNDYLAFLDVNPLTEGHVLVIPKKETDYIFDINDEEYMGMWVFAKIVAQGIKQAFPCQKVGVAVVGLEVAHAHIHLIPLNHVHDMNFEKPKLKLSEDTMNTIADQIRDAISTITNPA from the coding sequence ATGTCAACCATATTCGCTAAAATCGTTGCAGGAGAGATTCCTGCTTATAAAGTTGCTGAGAGCAATGATTACTTAGCTTTTTTAGATGTAAATCCACTAACTGAAGGACATGTTTTAGTCATCCCGAAGAAAGAAACAGACTATATCTTTGACATCAACGATGAGGAATATATGGGGATGTGGGTTTTTGCCAAGATTGTTGCCCAAGGCATCAAGCAGGCATTTCCATGTCAAAAAGTTGGTGTAGCGGTAGTTGGTTTAGAAGTAGCACATGCGCATATTCATTTGATTCCATTGAACCATGTGCATGATATGAACTTTGAAAAACCAAAGCTGAAGCTTTCGGAAGACACCATGAACACGATTGCTGACCAGATTCGGGATGCAATTTCAACGATAACAAACCCAGCTTAA
- a CDS encoding 16S rRNA (uracil(1498)-N(3))-methyltransferase, with translation MHLFYTADLKPDQSLFQLSEEESKHAVRVLRLNVGDQVQLIDGVGGFYEAEIADAHPKRTQLRILNYTPEFQKPDYHLHIAVAPTKNIDRIEWFLEKATEIGIQEITPIISEHSERKEVKTERLNKVIVSAMKQSLKAYMPLLNEAIGFDTFLSKVESEKDLNKAIAHCEEDAEKKYLNQEFEKGQRYLVLIGPEGDFSPAEIEKAISAGFIPVSLGEARLRTETAALYACTEIALLNR, from the coding sequence GTGCATTTATTCTATACAGCGGATTTAAAGCCCGATCAAAGCTTATTTCAACTTTCTGAGGAAGAAAGCAAGCATGCCGTGCGTGTATTGCGATTGAACGTGGGCGACCAGGTACAGTTGATTGATGGGGTAGGTGGTTTCTATGAAGCTGAGATAGCGGATGCACATCCCAAAAGGACGCAGCTGAGAATCTTAAATTATACTCCAGAATTCCAAAAACCGGATTACCATTTACATATTGCAGTGGCACCGACCAAGAACATCGATCGTATCGAATGGTTCTTGGAAAAGGCGACCGAGATCGGAATCCAGGAAATTACGCCCATCATCAGCGAGCATTCCGAGCGTAAGGAGGTCAAAACCGAGCGTCTGAACAAAGTCATCGTCTCGGCGATGAAACAGTCCCTAAAGGCTTATATGCCCCTTCTAAATGAAGCTATAGGTTTTGATACCTTCCTGAGCAAGGTTGAATCAGAAAAAGACCTGAACAAGGCAATTGCCCATTGTGAGGAAGACGCTGAAAAGAAATACTTAAATCAGGAATTTGAAAAGGGGCAACGGTATTTGGTCTTGATCGGCCCTGAGGGGGATTTCTCGCCCGCTGAAATAGAAAAAGCCATTTCTGCAGGATTTATTCCGGTATCTCTTGGGGAGGCCAGACTTCGCACAGAAACGGCTGCTTTGTATGCTTGTACAGAAATTGCTTTACTGAACCGTTAG